The following are from one region of the Paraglaciecola sp. L1A13 genome:
- a CDS encoding MliC family protein — MKFILVISFIAGGLMACSPNGQQDTKQQKSAEEAGKSTQIIFECERNEAITVRFFTDSDRAVMTRNNEDIELKQARTASGFLYSNSIRGKGDDLSVQIGRMSPINCRAM, encoded by the coding sequence ATGAAATTTATTCTGGTTATCTCGTTTATCGCTGGTGGGCTTATGGCGTGCAGTCCAAATGGCCAACAAGATACAAAACAGCAAAAAAGCGCTGAGGAGGCAGGGAAATCCACCCAAATAATATTTGAATGTGAACGTAATGAGGCGATTACTGTGCGCTTTTTCACTGATAGCGACCGTGCTGTGATGACCCGCAATAACGAAGACATTGAGCTGAAACAAGCACGCACAGCCTCGGGCTTTTTGTACAGTAATAGCATTCGCGGAAAAGGGGATGATTTGTCAGTGCAGATAGGCCGTATGTCGCCAATCAACTGCCGAGCAATGTAG
- a CDS encoding EthD family reductase, which yields MIKVSVLYPNSDSATFDMDYYRSTHLPLVAELVGSALISAHADLGLAGGAPGEAPMYIAMGHLVFDSVESFQQAFGPHQAVILADLANFTNTAPSIQISEISQ from the coding sequence ATGATTAAAGTCAGTGTATTGTACCCAAATAGTGATAGCGCTACCTTCGATATGGATTACTACCGAAGCACCCATTTACCACTTGTTGCTGAGTTGGTTGGTAGTGCACTTATTTCCGCTCATGCAGATCTTGGCTTAGCGGGTGGGGCGCCAGGTGAAGCTCCAATGTATATCGCCATGGGCCATCTCGTTTTTGACTCTGTTGAATCGTTCCAACAAGCATTTGGACCTCATCAAGCTGTAATTTTAGCCGACTTGGCCAACTTTACGAACACGGCGCCTAGTATTCAAATTAGTGAGATTAGTCAGTAA
- a CDS encoding nitronate monooxygenase family protein, producing MSIPKVMQGRLSIPVVGAPLFIISGPELVISQCKAGVVGSFPALNARPAAMLDTWLTRINEELDAYNQANPDCPAAPFAVNQIVHNSNDRLMHDVEICVKHKVPIVITSLGARPEVFDAIHSYGGICLHDVIDNRFAKKAIEKGADGLICVAAGAGGHAGTISPMAFIQEVREWFDGPVLLSGAISAGQNILAAQAMGADLAYIGSAFIATKEANADQAYKQALVDYAASDIVYTNLFTGVHGNYLKPSIVAAGMDPDNLPQSDPLKMDFGSGSNSEAKAWKDIWGCGQGINAIKEVQSTQDLVNKLKSEYEAAKKRLLSI from the coding sequence GTGTCTATACCAAAAGTTATGCAAGGACGTCTCTCCATCCCGGTTGTTGGCGCCCCACTATTTATTATTTCAGGTCCCGAATTAGTGATCAGCCAGTGTAAGGCTGGAGTCGTTGGTTCGTTCCCCGCATTAAATGCGCGCCCAGCGGCAATGCTAGATACCTGGCTGACCAGAATTAACGAAGAGCTAGATGCCTACAATCAAGCTAACCCAGATTGTCCAGCCGCACCATTCGCGGTTAATCAAATAGTGCACAACTCCAACGACCGACTAATGCACGATGTGGAAATATGCGTAAAGCACAAAGTCCCAATTGTCATCACATCACTAGGCGCAAGACCAGAGGTGTTTGATGCGATCCATTCTTATGGTGGGATCTGTTTGCACGACGTGATTGACAATCGCTTTGCAAAAAAAGCGATAGAAAAAGGAGCCGACGGGCTTATATGCGTAGCGGCCGGTGCTGGCGGTCATGCAGGAACTATTTCACCCATGGCTTTTATTCAAGAAGTACGAGAGTGGTTCGATGGTCCTGTTTTGTTATCTGGGGCTATTTCTGCCGGCCAAAACATATTAGCGGCTCAAGCTATGGGCGCTGATTTAGCCTATATTGGGTCCGCCTTTATCGCCACGAAAGAAGCTAACGCAGACCAAGCTTATAAGCAGGCCTTAGTTGACTATGCGGCTAGCGATATCGTATATACCAATTTATTTACTGGTGTTCACGGTAATTACTTAAAGCCTTCTATTGTAGCGGCGGGCATGGATCCCGATAACCTCCCCCAAAGCGATCCTTTAAAGATGGACTTTGGCTCAGGCAGCAACTCCGAAGCGAAAGCTTGGAAAGATATATGGGGCTGTGGTCAGGGCATTAACGCTATTAAGGAAGTTCAATCTACCCAAGACCTTGTAAATAAATTGAAGTCTGAGTATGAAGCAGCGAAAAAAAGGCTACTTTCCATTTAA
- a CDS encoding PaaI family thioesterase, whose amino-acid sequence MTSKEQVMAKINQHGPKFISLLGGKLVDFDIEKDACTFEFNISKDYCHSIDVVQGGFVTAMLDATMSHAVMAMNQDISNISSLEIKTTYLQPTRAGKLRVEGWAIKKGYKIAFMEGHIYDENNVLTATASSVAKLARAPK is encoded by the coding sequence ATGACAAGTAAAGAACAAGTAATGGCAAAGATTAATCAGCACGGTCCCAAGTTCATCAGTTTGCTCGGGGGGAAATTAGTTGATTTCGATATTGAAAAAGATGCGTGCACATTTGAATTCAATATTAGTAAAGACTACTGCCATTCTATAGACGTAGTACAAGGGGGCTTTGTTACAGCCATGCTAGACGCAACGATGAGTCATGCTGTAATGGCGATGAATCAAGATATTAGTAATATTTCATCCTTGGAAATAAAAACCACTTATCTGCAGCCCACTCGTGCGGGGAAATTACGTGTTGAAGGATGGGCGATAAAAAAAGGTTATAAAATTGCTTTTATGGAAGGCCATATATACGACGAGAACAATGTGCTAACAGCCACAGCGAGTTCGGTTGCTAAGTTAGCTAGAGCCCCCAAATAA
- the leuA gene encoding 2-isopropylmalate synthase → MISQPHTKYQRFAGVSLPDRQWPNNHITHPPIWMSTDLRDGNQALIDPMSIETKLRFFKQLVAIGFKQIEVGFPSASDIDFNFVRLLIENNHIPDDVTIEVLVQARYDLIERTVESVRGAKHAILHMYNPLAPAFREIVYKTNKAGVKDIALQGTTWVKSLTEQAPEVKWTYQYSPEVFSSTEIEFAKEVCDAVVEIWQPNIDNKIIINLPATVEMNTPNTYADQIEWMHRHLNQREHIILSVHPHNDRGTAVAAAELAIMAGADRVEGCLFGNGERTGNVDLVTLAMNLYTQGVHPQLDFSNIDQVRKLVEECNQLPVHPRHPYAGELVFTAFSGSHQDAIKKGLAIQKPDEIWQVPYLPIDPADLGRSYDAVVRVNSQSGKGGVSFLLDRQAGLQLPRKLQIEFSRIVQQHNDSSGKEMSASDIVALFEATYLTQSDWIEYTQSQIKTVEDNQQQVDIQLVHNGSSVNISGVGNGPIDAAANAIQSFIGEPLEIVDYHEHAIGEGSGVSAVCYLELKTNNNSSRFGVAKDNNIMTAAIKAMLSGIHRKVAEIADVA, encoded by the coding sequence ATGATTAGCCAACCGCACACAAAATATCAACGCTTTGCTGGCGTCAGCTTGCCTGACCGTCAATGGCCAAATAATCATATTACTCACCCACCTATTTGGATGAGCACGGATTTACGGGATGGTAATCAGGCGCTAATTGATCCGATGTCGATTGAAACTAAATTGCGTTTTTTCAAACAACTGGTGGCAATTGGTTTTAAACAAATCGAAGTGGGATTTCCTTCTGCGTCTGATATTGACTTCAACTTTGTGCGTTTGCTTATTGAAAATAATCATATTCCAGATGACGTAACCATCGAAGTTTTAGTACAAGCACGTTATGACTTGATTGAACGGACGGTGGAAAGCGTGCGCGGTGCCAAGCACGCTATATTGCATATGTACAACCCATTAGCGCCAGCCTTTCGCGAAATCGTGTATAAAACAAATAAAGCTGGCGTTAAAGATATTGCCCTCCAAGGTACAACTTGGGTTAAATCTCTTACGGAACAAGCACCAGAAGTAAAATGGACCTATCAGTATTCACCTGAAGTATTCTCAAGCACGGAAATTGAGTTTGCAAAAGAAGTGTGCGACGCCGTGGTGGAAATCTGGCAGCCCAACATTGATAACAAAATTATTATTAACCTACCCGCCACCGTAGAAATGAACACACCCAATACTTACGCGGATCAAATTGAATGGATGCATCGCCATCTAAATCAGCGGGAACACATCATATTAAGTGTTCACCCACATAATGATCGCGGTACGGCTGTGGCCGCCGCTGAGTTAGCTATAATGGCCGGTGCCGATAGAGTCGAAGGTTGCTTGTTTGGAAATGGTGAACGTACAGGTAATGTTGACTTAGTCACCCTAGCCATGAACTTATACACGCAAGGCGTACATCCGCAATTAGATTTTTCAAATATTGATCAAGTGCGTAAATTAGTTGAGGAATGTAATCAACTGCCGGTACACCCCCGCCACCCCTATGCGGGCGAACTCGTATTTACGGCGTTTTCAGGATCACACCAAGACGCCATCAAAAAAGGCTTGGCCATTCAAAAGCCCGACGAAATATGGCAAGTCCCTTATTTACCGATTGATCCAGCAGATTTAGGTCGCAGCTACGACGCTGTTGTCCGTGTGAACAGTCAATCAGGTAAAGGTGGGGTAAGCTTTTTACTTGACCGTCAAGCCGGTTTGCAGCTACCGCGTAAATTACAAATAGAATTCAGTCGCATTGTGCAACAACACAATGACAGCAGTGGCAAAGAAATGAGTGCGTCCGATATCGTTGCGCTTTTCGAAGCAACATATTTAACCCAGTCTGACTGGATTGAGTATACCCAAAGCCAAATTAAAACCGTTGAGGATAATCAACAACAGGTAGATATACAGTTGGTACATAACGGTTCGAGCGTTAACATTAGCGGTGTTGGCAACGGCCCCATAGACGCGGCGGCCAATGCTATACAAAGTTTTATCGGCGAACCACTCGAAATAGTCGACTACCACGAACATGCTATAGGTGAAGGTTCAGGCGTGTCCGCGGTATGCTACTTGGAGTTAAAGACCAACAATAACAGTAGCCGCTTCGGCGTCGCTAAAGACAACAACATCATGACCGCTGCTATAAAGGCAATGTTAAGCGGAATTCACAGAAAAGTTGCTGAAATAGCTGATGTAGCCTAA
- a CDS encoding Lrp/AsnC family transcriptional regulator, whose product MELDKYDRQILEIIQHRGRISNQELADAINLSPSPCLRRVRQLEESGLIDGYVTLLNSRKLGLTLLSFIQIVMDKHTPERFATFEDSIAGFTEVLECHLITGQTADYLLKVIVKDMDDFQQFLLNKLTRIEGVSGVHSSFVLKSPVKTTALPI is encoded by the coding sequence GTGGAACTTGATAAGTATGATCGCCAAATTCTTGAAATAATTCAGCATCGAGGGCGGATATCTAACCAAGAATTAGCGGATGCCATTAATTTATCCCCTTCGCCATGTTTACGTCGTGTGCGTCAACTTGAAGAAAGTGGGTTGATTGATGGTTATGTGACGTTATTAAATTCTCGTAAGTTAGGCTTAACGTTATTGTCTTTTATCCAGATCGTTATGGATAAGCATACCCCAGAACGCTTTGCCACTTTTGAAGACAGTATCGCTGGTTTTACTGAAGTATTAGAGTGCCACTTAATTACTGGGCAAACTGCGGACTACTTGCTTAAAGTGATCGTTAAAGATATGGACGACTTTCAGCAATTTTTACTCAATAAGCTTACGCGGATTGAAGGAGTAAGCGGCGTACATTCTTCATTTGTACTGAAATCACCCGTAAAAACAACGGCATTGCCGATTTAG